In Anaerolineales bacterium, the sequence GCCGGGGCGATTGATCGCCCTGGCAATCTTCGCGCTGCGTTTTGCGCCGGACCGGCTGCTGGACTGGCTGCTGACACGACGCAGCCGAAGCTAGGCGCCGCCGTATAATTCTGTATGCCTATCCTGCGCGCCGGCGCCTTTGAGATCTTCAGCAATTCCCCGGAGCAAACGCGCCGCTTGGGCATGCAGCTAGGCAGCCGGCTGCAGGCGGGCGACTTGGTTTGCCTGGAAGGCGACCTGGGCAGCGGAAAGACCACGCTGACCCAGGGTGTGACCGCCGGCTGGGGTTCGGCCGAGGCAGTCACCAGCCCAACATTTGTGCTGGTGAACGTATACACCCGGCCCGATGGGCAGCAACTGGCGCATTTGGACGCCTACCGGCTGAACTCCGCCGAAGATGCCCAAGCGCTGGACCTGGACGATCTACTGGCCAAGGGGCCGATGCTGGTGGAATGGCCGGGGCGCATTGAGCCGGCCCTGCCGGCCGAGCGGCTGTGGATCAAACTGTTCTGGATCGACGAGGACCGCCGCCGGCTGGAGATCTCGCCGCAGGGTGAGCGCTACCAGGCGATAGCCTCCAGCCTGCGCGATAGCGTATTTGGATTGTGATGACTCTGATCGCCATTGACACCTCCACACAGACCAGCGGTCTGGCGTTATACGATGGGCTGCAAGTGCTGGCTGAGCACAGCTGGCACGGCGGCCAGCACCACAGCGTAAACCTGGCCCCGGCCATCGACAAGCTGTTGGCCTCAGTACATTTGCGCGCGGCCGACCTGCAAGTGGTGGCGGTGGCGATCGGCCCGGGGTCGTACACCGGGCTGCGCATCGGCCTGGCGCTGGCCAAAGGGCTGGCCTTTGCCCACAAGCTGGATCTGCTGGCGGTGCCCACCCTGGATATTTTGGCGGCTGGGCAGCCGCCCAGCGAACTGCCGCTGGCGGCGGTGCTGCAAGCCGGCCGCGGCCGTCTGGCGGTGGGGCGTTACCTATATAAGGAAGGCTGGCAGCCGCAAGGCGAACCCCAGTTGATGACCGCTGAGGAACTGACCGAAAGCATTGCCAGCCCCACGCTAGTCAGCGGCGAGCTGAGCGAAGACGAGCGCCGCACCCTGGGGCGCAAGTACAAGAATGCCGTGCTGCAGACGCCTGCCTGGGGGCTGCGCCGCCCGGCGGTGCTGGCGGAACTGGCCTGGAACCGCTGGCAGGCCGGCGAGCGCACTGCCCCACAGGGGTTGGCGCCGCACTATTTGCAAGCCAGCAGTGCGGTACCGCAATGAGCGCAGGCGGGCTGACCCTGCGGCGCATGGTCGCCGCTGATCTAGAGGCCGTCTTGACCATGGAACAAGACAGCTACCCCCGGCCCTGGACCCAGGGGAGTTTTGATTTTGAACTGAACGACAACCCGGCAGCCCTGCTGTGGGCCGCCGAGGCCGAAGGTGGCCAGATCGCCGGGTACTGCGTGGCCTGGCGCCTGCAGGATGAACTGCACATCGCCAACTTCACCGTGGCGCCCGCCCGGCGCCGGCAGGGGGTCGGCCGCCGTCTGCTGGCCCACGCCCTGGCCGAAGCGGCCGGGTTGGGACTGCACAGCGCCTTTTTAGAAGTGCGCAGCGGCAACCTGGCGGCGCAAAGCATGTACCAGCAGTTTGGCTTCCGGCAAGTCGGCTTACGGCCGCGCTTTTACAGCAATGGTGAGGACGCAGTTTTGATGGAGCTGGCCCAGTTGCCGCAAAGCGCACAGGCGGATCAACCCACATGATAGAATCCGCTGCCGATTTATTTTTAGAACTTAGACTCCCAAGAAGTGACTGGCCAAGCCAGCCCTCCGTCTTGTAACCTTGAGGCAGAATGAGCAAAACTCGTACCGAACTGGAAGCTAAACTCGCCAACCGCAGCGCCAAGATGGCTGTGCTGGGCTTGGGCTATGTGGGCCTGCCGCTGGCCGCCGTCTTCGCCGAAGCCGGCTTTGAAGTGCTGGGCATCGACCCCGATGAGCGCAAGATCAAAGCCATCGCCGCGGGCGAGTCCTACATTGGCGACATCGAGAGTGAGCAGGTGGCCAGGTTGGTCCAGGCGGGCAAGCTGCGCGCCACCACCGACTTTGGCGAGCTGGCTGATATCGACCTGGTCAGCATTTGTGTGCCCACGCCGCTGCGCAAGACCGGCGATCCGGACCTGGCCTTCATCGTTTCGGCTACCGAGAAGCTGGCCGAGCAACTGCACCCCGGCATGGTCATCGTCCTCGAATCAACCACCTACCCCGGCACCACGCGCGAGCTGGTGTTGGACCTGCTGACCAAGAACAACGATCTCAAGGTCGGTGAAGACTTCTTCCTGGCCTTCTCGCCGGAGCGGGTGGATCCCGGCCGCACGGACTGGACCACGGTCAATATGCCCAAGGTCATCGGCGGCATCACCGCGGCCTGCAGCGAAGTGGCCGCCGCTTGGTACTCGCAGGCGCTGGAAACCGTGATCCCGGTCAGCTCGACCGAGGTGGCCGAGATGGCCAAGCTGCTGGAGAACACCTTCCGCATGGTCAACATCGGCCTGGTGAACGAGCTGGCCTTGATGTGCAACCGTCTGGGCGTGGACGTATGGGAGGTCATCGACGCGGCGGCCACCAAGCCATTCGGCTTTATGAAGTTCACTCCCGGCCCCGGCCTGGGGGGGCATTGCATCCCGATCGATCCGTTGTATCTTTCCTGGAAAATGAAGTCCCTCAACTACACGGCGCGCTTCATTGAACTGGCCTCTGAGATCAACACCAACATGCCGCGTCACGTAGTCACCCGGGCTCTGGAAGCGCTGAACGACCAGGGCAAGGCCCTCAACGGCAGCAAGGTGCTGGTGCTGGGCGCAGCTTACAAACCAGACATTGACGACATGCGTGAATCGCCGGCATTGGATGTGATCGCCTTGCTGCGCGAAAAGAAGGCCGATGTGAGCTACCATGACCCGCATGTGCCGCACATTCAACACGATGACTGGGACATGGACTCGGTGGATGATTATCTGAAGGCCGCCAAGCAAGCCGACGCGGTAGTGATCATCACCAACCACGCCGCCTACGATTATGCTGAGCTGCTCAAACAAGCCAAGCTGATCGTGGACACGCGCAATGCGTTGGGTTCGGCTTCCAAGAGCAACCCGAAAGTGGTGCGGCTGTAGTGGGGCGCTACCTGATCACGGGAGCCGCCGGCTTCATCGGCGGGCGGGTGGCAGAACTGCTGATGGCTGAAGGCCACAGCATCGTGGGCATCGACAATATGAACGATTCCTACGACGTACGTATGAAAGAGCACCGCCTGGAGAAGCTGCAGGCCGATACGAAGTTCAGCTTTCACCGACTGGACATTTCTGACCGCAAGGTCATCGATCACATCCCGGACGAACGGATTGATGCAGTCATTAACCTGGCGGCCCGGGCCGGGGTGCGCGACAGCGTGCTGGACCCGTGGATCTACGTCGACTCGAACATGACCGGCACGCTGAACATGCTGGAGCTGTGCCGCCAGCGCAACGTGCCCAAGTTCGTGCTGGCCTCAACCTCCAGCATCTACGGGGCTGAGGCACCGCTGCCCACCCCAGAGAGCGCCGAGAGCAACCGCCCTCTGCAACCGTACGCCGCCAGCAAGAAGGGCGCTGAAACTCTGGCGCACTCGTATCACTTCCTGCACGACATCGACGTCACCGTGGTGGTCTATTTCACCGTGTATGGGCCATCGGGGCGGCCGAATATGTCCATGTTCCGCTTCGTGCAGGCCATCAGCGAGGGCAGGCCCATCCAAGTGTTTGGCGATGGCGAGCAGACGCGTGGCTTCACCTATATCGATGATATTGCCCGCGGCACGATCCTGGCCCTGAAACCAGTAGGCTACGAAGTCATAAACCTGGGCGGGCACGAGTCGATCAGCATCAATGCCCTGATCCACCTGATCGAAGAGGCTCTGGGCAAAAAAGCCATTATTGAATACAAGCCGATGGATCCGGCCGACATGCTGGCGAGCTGGGCGGATGTGAGCAAAGCGATGAAGACGCTGGACTGGCAGCCGCAAGTCGGCATTCGTGAAGGGGTGCAGCATCTGGTGGATTGGTACCTGGTCGAGCGTGAGTGGGCCAAGGATATTCACATCGGCTGAGCCCCGCCCCATCCTTATGTTCAAGCTGCCGCTGGACCGCCTCGAAAAACTCTATCTGCGCATCTTCGACTCAGAATTTCTGCGGCGCATCATCCGCAACTCCAGCTATCTGGTCAGCGCCACGGTCATCTCGGCCGGGATCGGCATGCTGCAGGGGGCATTGCAGTTTCGCGCTCTGGAGAATGTAGGCCTGGGGGTGGCCGGTATCGGCCTGCTGGGTGCGGTAGCGACTTTCTCCAACGTGATCAACCGCTTCACCTCCTTTCGGATTGACGAACTGGTCGTCAAGTACGTGCGGCTGTATCAGGAGCGCGGCGAACCCAAAATGGCCGCGGCGGTGTACAAGCTGGCCGCCATCCTCGAAGCAGGCGGCTCGATGGTGGCTTTTGCGCTGATCGCCTTATTGGCCCCGCTGGGGGTGCAGCTGTTCTCGGACATCCCCGGGATGGAGAGCATCTTCATCGCCTACGGCAGTCTGGTGCTGATCAATTTGTTCTACGACAGCTCGGACGGCATGCTGCAGGTCTTCAACCGCTTCGACGCCAAGTCAGTGATCGATGTGTGCCAGAGCGTGCTGCGCCTGGTGCTAACCGTGGTGGTTTATTTCACCGGCGGCGGCTTGTACGAGATCATCCTCGCCGAGCTGGGCGGGCGCCTGCTGCGCTCGCTGGCGGTGATGCTGCTGGCCTTCCGCATCGCGGCCAAGGAATGGGGCCGCGACTGGTGGCGCACGCCGATCGCCACTCTGCAGAGCGACCGGCGCAGCCTGCTGGCCTTCGCCTTCAGCACCAACCTGAGCGCCACGGTCAGCCTGGTGGCCAAAGACAGCGAAGATCTGTGGGTCAACGCTTTCCTGGGCAACCTGGCCGGCGGCTTGTACAGCCTGGCGCGCACATTGATCGGCTTCTTGCAAATCCCGGTCAGCCCGCTGCCCTACACCACCTACCCCGAGCTCTCACGGGCTGTGGCGCAGAACAACTGGGCCGCGGTGCGCAAAGTGCTGGGCCGTGGCTCGGCGCTGGCGGCCCTGTATTCGCTACCGGTGGCCCTTTTGCTGATCTTCTTTGGGCGTGAACTGATCCTGCTGTATTCAGGCAACCCCGAATCTCTGCCTGCCTATGCGCCGCTGATCATCCTGGTAGCCGGCTACAGCTTTGCCAACATCTTCTATTGGAGCCGGGCGGCCTTGCTGGCCTTCAACCGGCCGATCTACCCGACCCTGGTCAACCTGGCCGGCATGGTGCTCAAGGTGATCGGCGTATTCTTGTTCTCCTCGGGCGGCGCGGTGGCCTTTGCCGCGCTGCTCTCCGGATATTACATCTTCACCGTCTCGCTTTCGGTGTTGCGCATCCTCTCAGACCTGCGCGCCCACCCCAACACGGCCCCGGCATGAAAATCGCCCTGGTCGCCCCGGGGGCCATCCCGGCCCAAACGGCCAACAGCATCCAAGTGATGAAAATGGCCCAGGCCCTGGCGGCCGAGGGTCATGATTTGCGCATTTTGGCCCCCGGCGCGGCGTCCCAGCTGCCCTGGGCGCAGCTGGCCGCCCAATACGGCTTGGAGCGCCGGCTGGAGATCAGTTGGCTGCCGGCGCGGGCGGCCCTGCGGCGCTATGACTACGCTTGGGCAGCCTGGCGCACCGCCAAAGCCTGGCGCACCGACCTGCTCTACACACGTGTGCCGCAGGCCGCGGCGCTCTCTGCCGCCTTGGGCCTGCCGACGATCTTCGAACTGCATGATATGCCCAGCGGCAGGATGGGGCCGCTGTTCCTGCGCGTATTTTTGCGGAGCCGCGGCGCTCGGCGACTGGTGGTCAACACCCGCCACTTGGCGCAGCAGCTGCAGGCCGCCTACCGCCTGCCCGCTGGCGACTTCCTGACCCTGGCGCCCAACGGTGTGGATCTGGCGCGTTACCAAAACCTACCCACAGCGGCGGCGGCCCGCGCCCAGCTGGGCCTGGCCGAGGGTTTCACCGTCGGCTACAGCGGCCATTTATACACCGGCCGCGGCATCGGCTTCCTGCTGGAGTTGGCCCGCCAATTGCCGGAAATGCGTTTTTTGCTGGTGGGTGGCCGGCCGGAAGACGTGGCGGCCCGCCGCCAGCAGGCTGGCGAACAGCAAAATGTGCACTTCACTGGCTTTGTGCCCAATGCGGAACTGCCGCTGTACCAGGCCGCCTGCGATGTGCTGACCATGCCTTACGGCCAGCAGGTAACTGCCTCCGGCGGGCAGGACATCGCTGCCTTTACCAATCCGCTCAAGATGTTCGAGTACCTGGCAGCGGGGCGGCCGCTGCTAGCCAGTGACTTGCCGATTTTGCAGGAAGTGCTGAACGAGCAAAACGCGGTCTTGCTGCCCAGCGGCGACCTGGCTGCCTGGCAGGCCGCTTTGCGCAGCCTGCAGGCAGACCCGTCGCGCCGGGCGGCCCTGGCCGCGGCCGGGCAGGCCACGGCCAGCAGCTACAGTTGGGCGGCCCGCGCCCGGCGCGTGCTGCAGGGGCCCGCGCCGTCAGCTACGATATAATTCCTCTTTCACACTATAGAAGAGGAAACAACCGAATGCCCACTGCCCTTATCACCGGTATCACCGGACAAGACGGTTCCTATCTGGCCGAATTTCTGCTGGCTAAAGGCTACAAAGTGGTTGGCATGGCGCGCCGATCCAGCACGGTAACCTTCGAACGCATCCAACACATCCAAAACGAGATCAGCATTGAGCAGGGCGACTTGCACGACCAAAGCTCCCTGGTGGATGTGATGGAGCGCTACGAGCCAGACGAGATCTACAACTTGGCGGCGCAGTCTTTCGTGCCCACCTCCTGGAACCAGCCGGTGCTCACCGGCGAGGTGACCGCCCTGGGCGTCACCCGCATCCTCGAGGCGATGCGCCAGGTACTCCCCAAGGCGCGCTTCTACCAGGCCTCGTCCAGCGAAATGTTCGGCAAAGTGCTCGAGGTGCCCCAGAAGGAGACCACGCCCTTCTACCCGCGCAGCCCTTACGGCGTGGCCAAGGTGTATGGACACTGGATCACAGTGAATTTCCGCGAATCACACAACTTGTTTGCCGTCTCCGGCATCTTGTTCAACCATGAGAGCCCGCGCCGCGGCCTGGAGTTCGTGACCCGCAAGGTGTCTGACGCAGCGGCGCGCATCAAGCTGGGCCTGGCGGACAAGCTGCCGATGGGCAACTTGGAAGCGCAGCGTGACTGGGGTTTTGCCGGCGACTATGTGGAAGCCATGTGGCTGATGCTGCAAGAGAACCAGCCGGATGACTATGTCATCGGCACCGGCAAAACCTACAGCGTGCGCCGCCTGTGCGAAGTGGCTTTTGAACATGTCGGCTTGGATTACCTGGAATACGTGGTCGAAGACCCGCGTTTCTACCGTCCGGCCGAGGTGGACTTGCTGATCTCCGACCCTAGCAAAGCCAAGGAAAAGCTGGGTTGGCAGCCCAAAGTCGACTTTGAAAGCCTGGTCAAGATGATGGTGGACGCCGACCTTGAGCGCGTGAGCGCACAAGCCGCCAAATAACCTTCGGCGGCGGGCAATCCCGCCGCGGGCCGCCGAGAACAATTATGTACTGGTACCGAGACGGAAGCTCCCTTAGCCTGCTACCCTGGTTAGCGACCATGTTGCTGGTGTGGCTGGCCGGTTGGCTATTAGCCAGCCACACTTTTCGCCTGCAATCTCGCGAACGAGTCATCGCGGGTCTCGCACTAGGCCTTACGCTGTACGTCTGGCTGGTGAACTTGTTTGGCCGCTGGTTGGCGCCAGACCTGGCCTTCACTCTGCCAGCGTTACTCTTGCTGGTTTTGGCCGTTCTGGCGGCCTGGCGCAGCGGTACCGGTTGGCTGGACTCGGCCGACCTGCGCATTTGGCCCTGGCTGGTGGCAGGGTTTGCCTTGTTCTACGTCTTCATGTTGTGGAGCAAGGGCTTGACCCTGTTTGATGAGCACAAGAACCTCTCACTGATCTCGATCATTGGCAACGGCAATATCCCACCAGAATATCTGCCCGGATACCCGCTTAGGTTGATTTACCACTACGGATTTCACTTCATCGGAGGCAGCCTGATGCGCCTGGGCGGCCTGCTGCCCTGGAGCGCCTTTGACGTCTCCAAGGCGCTTCTGTTTGCCATGACCTTGCTGCTGGCCGGCCTGCTGGGCCGCCGCTATGCAGGCCGGGCCTGGGGCGGCTGGGCTGCTGCCGGCCTGGTGGCCTTGGCGGCGGGCACGCGCTACCTGCTGTTGTTGCTGCCGCCGGGCCTGCTGCTGCAAATGGACAGAGTCGTGCAGTTGCAGGGCACCAGCGCCTTGATCGATCGCCCTTTCTCTGAAGCGCTCTTCTCCCCCTGGCTGGTGGACGGCGGGCCGCCGATGCCCTATATCTTCGCGTTTTTGAACGGCATTATGGACCCGTTGGTGATGGCCCACCAAGGGCCTAACACCTATTCCGTGCTGATCTTTCTGCTGGTTTGGCTGCTGGCGCTGCGCTTAAAAAACCGCTGGGGCGCAGCCTGCCTGGCGATCATCCTGGCCATGTGGGCGCTGGTGTGGGAAGCCACTTATGCGCTTTTTATCCTGGGACTGTTCACCTTCGTGGGCCTGGCCCTCCTGCGCGAGCGCAAGCTAAATCTGCCTCAACTGCGTCCAGTGCTGGGCGCCGCGCTGATCTCCGGCCTGTTGGTGTTGGTGCAGGGCGGCACGATCACCGAACTGGTGCGAGAGATGATCTTCGGGTACGAAGGCGGCGGGCTATTGCAAAGCCTGGGTCTGGGCATCTCCAGCATGCTCCCGGTGGCCAACACAGCCAACGCGGTCAGTTTCTTGGGTTTCAGCCTGCGCTGGCCGCTGGCCATCGTTTCTTCGCACCTGGGGCCGTTGAGTCTTTTTTCGCCGCATCAGCTGATCGTGGCTTTCTTTGAACTAGGTCCGGTGATCTTATTCACGCCCTGGATCACGCAGTGGGCCTGGCGTCGCGCCAAGGCCGGTGACTGGCTGCTGGGCGTGCTGGCCTGCGCTGCCTGGCTGGGCTTCATCATCCCCGTTTTTTTCCAGTACCAGTCCGACCGCGATATTTCACGCCTGACTTGGCAGGCGATGCTGACTTGGACCCTGCTCCTGTCTTTCGTCATCGCCGATCGCAACTTTCGCTGGCCCCGCTGGCTGCGCCAAGCGGGCGTGGTCGCCCTGCTGCTGACCGGCTTTAGTGGGTTGATCATCGCCGGCACGCAATTCTCCGCCGCCAGCACAACCCGACTGGGTGAGAACTTCAACGAGCTGGACGCGGCCATCTCCGCCCAGCTGTGGGGCAAGCTACCCGCTGAAGCCAAAGTACTGGCCCCCGTTGGCAGCGCCACCATCCTCAGTGGCCACCTCTCCGGCGCGTTAATCGGTGAGCCTGACCCCGGCAACGAATGGCATCAGCTCTTCCCTGCCCCGCGGCTGGCCGACCTGTTGCAATATGGCTATAACTTCTATTATTTAGACAGCCGCGGATGGGAGAGACTCGACTCGGCGTTGCGCGCCGCATCCGGTTTTGAGGCCGCTTGTGTGACTACTTTTGCCGAGGTTTGGGACAATGCCCACATTAACTATCGCCGCATGCTAGACTTGCGGGCCTGCACAGACTAACCATGCCAATCAGCAAAACCAAACCCAAAACAGTGCGCACAACCACAAAGCGCCTGACGGTGACCATTGTGGTGCCGGTATATAACGAAGTGGACAGCGTGCCCGAACTGCACCGCCAGATCAGCGCGGCCATGAACGGCAGCCAATATGACTGGGAAGTGGTCTTCGTGGACGATGGCAGCTCCGACGGCAGCTTGCAAGCGCTGGAAGTGGTGGCGGCCAAAGACCGCAAGCACGCCCGCGTCATCGCGCTGCGGCGCAACTTCGGCCAAACCGCCGCGCTGTCTGCCGGCATTGACCATTCCGTAGGCGAGATCATCGTTTTGATGGACGGCGATCTGCAGAATGACCCGGCCGACATTCCGCTGCTGCTGGAAGAGATCCGCAAGGGCTATGACCTGGCCAGTGGCTGGCGCAAATTCCGCAAGGACAACTTCATTACGCGCACTTTCCCTTCGCGCATCGCCAACTGGATCATCTCGCGCGTGACCGGCGTGTACCTGCACGATTATGGCTGCACGCTGAAAGCCTACCGGCGTGAAGTGCTGACCGGCTTCCGCCTCTATGGCGAAATGCACCGCTTTATTCCCGCCTATGCCGGCCAGGTGGGCGCCAGCATCACCGAAGTGCCGGTCAACCATTACCCGCGCATGCACGGCACCAGCAAATATGGCCTGGAGCGCACCGTCAAGGTCATTTTGGATCTGTTCACCGTCAAGTTCATGGGCGGTTTCGTCAACAAGCCGATCTACCTTTTTGGCGGGGTCGGCATGGGCTTTATGGGCCTGGGTGGCTTGGGCCTGATCTTCCTCTTCGTCCGCCGCATGTTGTATGGCACTGGCACGGTCGATTCGCCTGTCTTTCTGCTCAGCGCCCTGTTGGGCGTACTCGGCGTGCAGTCCATCTTGATGGGCCTCCTGGCTGAGATGTCTGTGCGCACTTATCACGAATCGCAATCCAAGCCGATTTACACGGTGCGTTACAGCATCGGGGTTAAGGGTGACAAGCAAAGCTAAGCGCCCCGCCTGGCTTTCCGCGGGTTCACTCTTACGGGGCGCAGGGTCGATCATCACCCTGGGCCTTGTGGTTTACCTGATCAGCCAGCAAGGCTGGCAAGAAATTACCGAAGCGGTGGCCCGCATTGAGTTGTGGCGCTTCCTGCTGGCGGTGGCGCTGACGGTCGTCTCCCGGTTGGCGGTGGCGCGCCGCTGGCATATTTTGCTGCGCTCCGGGGGCGTGGACATCAGCTGGCGCACCAGCTTGCGCATTACCTTTGCCGGCCTGTTCGCCAACAATTTTCTACCCAGCACCATCGGCGGAGATGTGGCCCGCCTGGCTGGCGCCCTGCAGCAGGGCTACGATGCAGCCGTATCGGCTGCTTCGCTGGTGGCCGACCGGCTGGTGGGCCTGGCGGGGTTCGTCTTCACCCTGCCGATCGGCCTGCGCATCCTGGCGGCGGCCAACCTGACCACCGCAGGAGCCCTGCCGCTGGCGGGCCTGGCCGCCGGGGAAAGCTGGCTGGGGCGCATGACCCAGCGTGTGCGCAAGATCTGGCAGCGGCTGATCAAGACCATTGGCCTGTGGCTGAGCCAGCCGCGTGCTTTGCTTGAGGCACTGGCCTTTACATTTGTGCACATGCTCTGCCTGTTCCTCACGCTGTATATCTTGTTGGATGGCATGCACGACCCGCTGGATTTCTGGACCGTGGCTGGCTTGCAAAGCCTGGTGTATGTGGTCACCCTGATCCCGATCAGCATCAGCGGCTGGGGCCTGCAGGAATTTTCGATCAGCTACGCATTCAGCGCACTGGCTGGGGTGGCCCCAGCCAACAGCCTGGTGCTGGCCCTGCTACTGCGCACGCTGTACGTATTGGTCAGCCTCCCCGGCGCCCTGGCGCTCTCCGATGTGCTGCCCGGCATGGCCAAAGCCCAGCCGCTTTTGACCAAACTGGACGGCTAAATGGCAGCCTGGCCTCATTTTGAAAAACCCAACCCCCTGAGTGCTTTGCGGGTGCTGCTGTGGCTCAGCGTGGTCCTGGCAGCCGCCGCGCTCAGCCAATTTAGCGATCAGATCATCGCCGAAGAGCTGTTCTTCACCTCGGCGCGTTTCCGTTCGGCCCTGTATGCCGGCTACGGCCTGCTGGCGGTGCTGGCGCTGCTGGCCAGCGCCGCGCTGACCCCGCTGGGAACCCGCCTGCTGGCCGGGCTGCAGCGCCTGCAAAGCAGGCTGCAGGCGTTAGGCCCCGCGGCCCTGGCGCTGTTTGCTGGCGTAGCCGTCGCCATGCCGC encodes:
- the tsaE gene encoding tRNA (adenosine(37)-N6)-threonylcarbamoyltransferase complex ATPase subunit type 1 TsaE; translated protein: MPILRAGAFEIFSNSPEQTRRLGMQLGSRLQAGDLVCLEGDLGSGKTTLTQGVTAGWGSAEAVTSPTFVLVNVYTRPDGQQLAHLDAYRLNSAEDAQALDLDDLLAKGPMLVEWPGRIEPALPAERLWIKLFWIDEDRRRLEISPQGERYQAIASSLRDSVFGL
- the tsaB gene encoding tRNA (adenosine(37)-N6)-threonylcarbamoyltransferase complex dimerization subunit type 1 TsaB, which gives rise to MMTLIAIDTSTQTSGLALYDGLQVLAEHSWHGGQHHSVNLAPAIDKLLASVHLRAADLQVVAVAIGPGSYTGLRIGLALAKGLAFAHKLDLLAVPTLDILAAGQPPSELPLAAVLQAGRGRLAVGRYLYKEGWQPQGEPQLMTAEELTESIASPTLVSGELSEDERRTLGRKYKNAVLQTPAWGLRRPAVLAELAWNRWQAGERTAPQGLAPHYLQASSAVPQ
- the rimI gene encoding ribosomal protein S18-alanine N-acetyltransferase — translated: MSAGGLTLRRMVAADLEAVLTMEQDSYPRPWTQGSFDFELNDNPAALLWAAEAEGGQIAGYCVAWRLQDELHIANFTVAPARRRQGVGRRLLAHALAEAAGLGLHSAFLEVRSGNLAAQSMYQQFGFRQVGLRPRFYSNGEDAVLMELAQLPQSAQADQPT
- a CDS encoding nucleotide sugar dehydrogenase, with the protein product MSKTRTELEAKLANRSAKMAVLGLGYVGLPLAAVFAEAGFEVLGIDPDERKIKAIAAGESYIGDIESEQVARLVQAGKLRATTDFGELADIDLVSICVPTPLRKTGDPDLAFIVSATEKLAEQLHPGMVIVLESTTYPGTTRELVLDLLTKNNDLKVGEDFFLAFSPERVDPGRTDWTTVNMPKVIGGITAACSEVAAAWYSQALETVIPVSSTEVAEMAKLLENTFRMVNIGLVNELALMCNRLGVDVWEVIDAAATKPFGFMKFTPGPGLGGHCIPIDPLYLSWKMKSLNYTARFIELASEINTNMPRHVVTRALEALNDQGKALNGSKVLVLGAAYKPDIDDMRESPALDVIALLREKKADVSYHDPHVPHIQHDDWDMDSVDDYLKAAKQADAVVIITNHAAYDYAELLKQAKLIVDTRNALGSASKSNPKVVRL
- a CDS encoding GDP-mannose 4,6-dehydratase, with protein sequence MGRYLITGAAGFIGGRVAELLMAEGHSIVGIDNMNDSYDVRMKEHRLEKLQADTKFSFHRLDISDRKVIDHIPDERIDAVINLAARAGVRDSVLDPWIYVDSNMTGTLNMLELCRQRNVPKFVLASTSSIYGAEAPLPTPESAESNRPLQPYAASKKGAETLAHSYHFLHDIDVTVVVYFTVYGPSGRPNMSMFRFVQAISEGRPIQVFGDGEQTRGFTYIDDIARGTILALKPVGYEVINLGGHESISINALIHLIEEALGKKAIIEYKPMDPADMLASWADVSKAMKTLDWQPQVGIREGVQHLVDWYLVEREWAKDIHIG
- a CDS encoding oligosaccharide flippase family protein produces the protein MFKLPLDRLEKLYLRIFDSEFLRRIIRNSSYLVSATVISAGIGMLQGALQFRALENVGLGVAGIGLLGAVATFSNVINRFTSFRIDELVVKYVRLYQERGEPKMAAAVYKLAAILEAGGSMVAFALIALLAPLGVQLFSDIPGMESIFIAYGSLVLINLFYDSSDGMLQVFNRFDAKSVIDVCQSVLRLVLTVVVYFTGGGLYEIILAELGGRLLRSLAVMLLAFRIAAKEWGRDWWRTPIATLQSDRRSLLAFAFSTNLSATVSLVAKDSEDLWVNAFLGNLAGGLYSLARTLIGFLQIPVSPLPYTTYPELSRAVAQNNWAAVRKVLGRGSALAALYSLPVALLLIFFGRELILLYSGNPESLPAYAPLIILVAGYSFANIFYWSRAALLAFNRPIYPTLVNLAGMVLKVIGVFLFSSGGAVAFAALLSGYYIFTVSLSVLRILSDLRAHPNTAPA
- a CDS encoding glycosyltransferase, which codes for MKIALVAPGAIPAQTANSIQVMKMAQALAAEGHDLRILAPGAASQLPWAQLAAQYGLERRLEISWLPARAALRRYDYAWAAWRTAKAWRTDLLYTRVPQAAALSAALGLPTIFELHDMPSGRMGPLFLRVFLRSRGARRLVVNTRHLAQQLQAAYRLPAGDFLTLAPNGVDLARYQNLPTAAAARAQLGLAEGFTVGYSGHLYTGRGIGFLLELARQLPEMRFLLVGGRPEDVAARRQQAGEQQNVHFTGFVPNAELPLYQAACDVLTMPYGQQVTASGGQDIAAFTNPLKMFEYLAAGRPLLASDLPILQEVLNEQNAVLLPSGDLAAWQAALRSLQADPSRRAALAAAGQATASSYSWAARARRVLQGPAPSATI
- the gmd gene encoding GDP-mannose 4,6-dehydratase, which gives rise to MPTALITGITGQDGSYLAEFLLAKGYKVVGMARRSSTVTFERIQHIQNEISIEQGDLHDQSSLVDVMERYEPDEIYNLAAQSFVPTSWNQPVLTGEVTALGVTRILEAMRQVLPKARFYQASSSEMFGKVLEVPQKETTPFYPRSPYGVAKVYGHWITVNFRESHNLFAVSGILFNHESPRRGLEFVTRKVSDAAARIKLGLADKLPMGNLEAQRDWGFAGDYVEAMWLMLQENQPDDYVIGTGKTYSVRRLCEVAFEHVGLDYLEYVVEDPRFYRPAEVDLLISDPSKAKEKLGWQPKVDFESLVKMMVDADLERVSAQAAK
- a CDS encoding glycosyltransferase family 2 protein; amino-acid sequence: MPISKTKPKTVRTTTKRLTVTIVVPVYNEVDSVPELHRQISAAMNGSQYDWEVVFVDDGSSDGSLQALEVVAAKDRKHARVIALRRNFGQTAALSAGIDHSVGEIIVLMDGDLQNDPADIPLLLEEIRKGYDLASGWRKFRKDNFITRTFPSRIANWIISRVTGVYLHDYGCTLKAYRREVLTGFRLYGEMHRFIPAYAGQVGASITEVPVNHYPRMHGTSKYGLERTVKVILDLFTVKFMGGFVNKPIYLFGGVGMGFMGLGGLGLIFLFVRRMLYGTGTVDSPVFLLSALLGVLGVQSILMGLLAEMSVRTYHESQSKPIYTVRYSIGVKGDKQS
- a CDS encoding flippase-like domain-containing protein, producing the protein MTSKAKRPAWLSAGSLLRGAGSIITLGLVVYLISQQGWQEITEAVARIELWRFLLAVALTVVSRLAVARRWHILLRSGGVDISWRTSLRITFAGLFANNFLPSTIGGDVARLAGALQQGYDAAVSAASLVADRLVGLAGFVFTLPIGLRILAAANLTTAGALPLAGLAAGESWLGRMTQRVRKIWQRLIKTIGLWLSQPRALLEALAFTFVHMLCLFLTLYILLDGMHDPLDFWTVAGLQSLVYVVTLIPISISGWGLQEFSISYAFSALAGVAPANSLVLALLLRTLYVLVSLPGALALSDVLPGMAKAQPLLTKLDG